One region of Corvus moneduloides isolate bCorMon1 chromosome 1, bCorMon1.pri, whole genome shotgun sequence genomic DNA includes:
- the LOC116453321 gene encoding carbonic anhydrase 3-like, with translation MINPNYYPWGYDSDNGPDQWHKNYPFAKGRHQSPIEINNKEVHYDSSLLPWFASYDPGSAKTILNNGKTCRVVFDDSFDRSVLRGGPLPQVYRLRQLHFHWGSSDDHGSEHVVNGVRYAGELHLLHWNPKYSNYLDARRRTDGIAALAIFLQVGETPKPEMKRILEEINAIKTKGKMVPFPNFDPSILFPKSHDYWTYHGSFTTPPCEECVTWIILREPIIVSSDQMAKLRSLSKNAENEPDHPLVDNWRPTQPRYFRMVSASFL, from the exons ATGATCAACCCCAACTACTATCCCTGGGGCTACGACAGCGACAACG GACCAGATCAGTGGCACAAAAATTATCCTTTTGCAAAAGGACGCCATCAGTCACCGATTGAAATCAATAATAAAGAGGTGCATTATGATAGTTCTCTACTACCATGGTTTGCTAGTTATGATCCTGGGTCAGCTAAGACCATCCTCAATAATGGAAAAACCTGCAGAGTTGTATTTGATGATTCATTTGATAGATCAG TGCTGAGAGGTGGGCCACTTCCACAAGTCTACAGGCTACGGCAGCTGCACTTCCACTGGGGCTCGTCTGACGACCACGGCTCGGAGCATGTTGTGAATGGAGTGAGGTATGCAGGAGAG ctACATTTGTTACACTGGAATCCCAAATACAGTAATTATCTTGATGCTAGGAGAAGAACTGATGGGATAGCTGCTCTGGCCATATTTTTGCAA GTAGGGGAAACTCCCAAACCAGAGATGAAGAGAATTcttgaagaaataaatgcaatcaAAACAAAG gggaaaatggTTCCTTTTCCAAACTTCGATCCTTCAATTCTTTTCCCTAAATCTCATGACTACTGGACATACCATGGATCTTTCACTACTCCACCTTGTGAAGAGTGTGTTACCTGGATTATTCTTAGAGAGCCTATCATAGTCAGTTCAGACCAG ATGGCAAAGCTCCGCAGCCTCTCCAAGAATGCCGAGAATGAGCCTGATCATCCCTTGGTTGATAACTGGCGCCCAACTCAGCCGCGGTATTTCAGGATGGTGAGCGCGTCGTTCCTCTAG